From Polypterus senegalus isolate Bchr_013 chromosome 15, ASM1683550v1, whole genome shotgun sequence, the proteins below share one genomic window:
- the malsu1 gene encoding mitochondrial assembly of ribosomal large subunit protein 1: MAAVRLVSCFSRSAYFLRPQNKRLMQPFSRNFALRQFLVQNAFTKSSLRRSYNLEVEDPTFQANRLAASLRGSSALTSHTNPKFNIDVLVSLLRQENAADICVIKVPEEFKYSDYFVVVSGTSTRHIQAMAQYALKVYKYLQEDNIHANIEGKDSEDWLCIDFGQIVVHFMLHETREIYELEKLWTLRSYDDQLTSIAPETFPKDFILEEVEDVQS, encoded by the exons ATGGCGGCTGTTCGTCTTGTTTCGTGTTTTTCTAGAAGTGCTTATTTTTTAAGACCTCAGAATAAACGTCTCATGCAACCGTTTTCACGTAATTTTGCCTTGCGACAATTTTTAGTGCAAAATGCGTTTACTAAGTCGTCCTTGCGTCGGAGTTATAATCTCGAAGTGGAAGACCCAACGTTTCAAGCTAACAGACTGGCTGCCTCATTGCGTGGATCTTCCGCATTAA CTTCACACACAAATCCTAAGTTTAACATTGATGTGTTGGTTTCTCTTCTGCGGCAAGAGAATGCAGCTGATATTTGTGTTATAAAAGTACCAGAAGAGTTCAAGTATTCAGATTACTTTGTCGTTGTAAGTGGCACTTCGACTAGGCACATTCAAGCAATGGCACAGTATGCCTTAAAAGTG TATAAGTATCTTCAGGAAGACAACATTCATGCCAACATTGAAGGGAAAGATTCAGAGGATTGGCTGTGCATAGATTTTG gTCAAATTGTTGTTCATTTCATGCTTCATGAAACCAGAGAGATCTATGAGCTTGAAAAATTATGGACTTTGCGTTCATATGATGACCAACTGACATCGATTGCTCCAGAAACATTTCCTAAAGATTTTATCCTTGAAGAAGTGGAGGATGTTCAGAGTTGA